In Mycoplasmopsis californica, one genomic interval encodes:
- a CDS encoding ABC transporter permease: MDKNQSFVTEKDLNLDSNHYVSNHSYVDFGGRVKPKISKLQNLFNIQSPLVKSLLRFLIIAFEFITIAWIVITITFFLINSIPGSTTLTTGLDESAKLAVEARYGLDKPLIQRYFLYLNNLLHGDFGISYSVFPGQNINDFVWIRFYKSFLIGIFSVMITLGIGIPVGVWVGMNPDKLPDHIATVVVSVFSSIPSLVFALWLLLIGRALGIPYLYVETDLATYVLPGLALSLGSIIVYIKYIRTELNRELNSQHAKFCYLKGLSKSRFVWTHALKPSLFPITTFFPVVIFGSFIGSMFVEQIFFITGSGGLLLHAITSKDYNIILFMVTLFSLITILSYTCRDALYKAIDPRVRRRR; encoded by the coding sequence ATGGATAAAAATCAATCTTTTGTTACTGAAAAAGACTTGAATTTAGATTCAAATCATTATGTATCTAATCATTCATATGTTGATTTTGGTGGTCGTGTCAAACCTAAGATATCAAAATTACAAAACTTATTCAACATTCAATCCCCTTTAGTAAAATCATTGCTACGTTTTCTTATTATTGCTTTTGAATTTATAACCATTGCTTGAATAGTTATAACTATTACATTCTTTTTAATTAATTCAATCCCTGGGTCAACAACATTGACCACAGGACTTGATGAAAGCGCAAAACTAGCTGTTGAAGCAAGATATGGGCTTGATAAACCCCTTATTCAACGTTATTTCTTATATTTAAATAATCTTTTACACGGAGACTTTGGTATTTCATATTCAGTTTTTCCTGGCCAAAATATCAATGATTTTGTGTGAATAAGGTTTTATAAATCGTTTTTAATCGGTATTTTCTCAGTGATGATTACGCTGGGAATCGGTATTCCAGTTGGTGTATGAGTTGGTATGAACCCAGATAAGCTACCTGACCATATCGCAACTGTAGTTGTGTCTGTGTTCTCTTCAATTCCATCGCTTGTATTTGCTCTTTGACTATTATTAATTGGCCGTGCTCTTGGTATTCCTTATCTATATGTTGAAACTGATTTAGCAACATATGTACTCCCTGGATTAGCTTTATCACTTGGTTCCATAATTGTTTATATTAAATATATTCGTACTGAGTTAAATCGTGAATTAAATTCACAACACGCAAAATTTTGCTACCTAAAAGGACTTTCGAAATCACGTTTTGTTTGAACTCACGCCTTAAAACCTTCTCTATTCCCGATCACAACCTTTTTCCCTGTAGTTATCTTTGGTAGCTTTATTGGAAGTATGTTCGTTGAACAAATCTTCTTCATCACTGGTTCTGGTGGACTATTGCTACACGCAATTACCTCAAAAGACTATAACATTATTTTGTTTATGGTCACATTGTTCTCATTAATTACTATATTGTCATACACTTGTCGTGATGCATTGTATAAAGCAATTGACCCACGGGTAAGAAGAAGGAGATAA
- a CDS encoding ABC transporter permease, whose protein sequence is MSGFKWASFKRKAQVAPNNEHGAHLAPNRFLQPLNYKKWELIGDLLNYHESNNIKKQQNKWVELFYRYSRSFAGVFGAVLFLCLVISAIFIPFFTKNPETLSIENRYQNFFESSSAIFGTDFLGRDLFARLWWGLRYSLALALVTAIIQVFVGLLIGIMMGHFRIFDTIMTYLIKIISNVPSIIILIVITIVWKPTFWVMVFALTFTSWTGIANQMRSQVLRAKTFEWVSASGILGTPTYKILLNYLPVVIPLLVTEIVFHIPGVILSETSLAFIGLSIDIPTLGNLISEGSKVFTAYPRYVLLPSTVLVILTTSIQLISASIQDSLLRQR, encoded by the coding sequence ATGTCTGGATTTAAATGAGCTAGTTTCAAACGTAAAGCACAAGTTGCACCAAATAACGAACACGGCGCGCACTTGGCTCCTAATCGCTTTTTACAACCGCTAAACTATAAAAAATGAGAACTTATCGGCGATCTTTTAAATTATCACGAATCAAATAACATCAAAAAACAACAAAACAAATGAGTCGAACTATTTTATCGTTATTCACGTAGTTTTGCTGGCGTATTTGGTGCAGTATTGTTTTTATGTTTAGTAATAAGTGCAATATTTATTCCATTTTTTACTAAAAATCCTGAAACATTAAGTATTGAAAATCGCTACCAAAATTTCTTTGAATCATCATCAGCGATCTTTGGAACCGATTTTCTTGGTCGCGATCTCTTTGCGCGTTTATGATGGGGATTGCGTTATTCGTTGGCATTAGCACTCGTAACGGCAATTATTCAAGTTTTTGTAGGTTTGCTAATTGGAATTATGATGGGGCATTTTCGTATTTTTGATACGATTATGACTTATTTAATTAAAATTATTTCAAACGTGCCTTCGATCATTATTTTGATTGTTATTACAATTGTTTGAAAACCAACCTTTTGAGTAATGGTATTCGCCTTAACATTTACGTCGTGGACAGGAATAGCCAACCAAATGCGTTCGCAAGTGTTAAGAGCTAAAACATTTGAATGAGTATCGGCGTCTGGTATTTTAGGAACGCCAACATACAAAATTTTGTTAAATTATTTACCAGTTGTTATCCCTTTATTAGTAACCGAAATTGTTTTCCATATTCCTGGTGTCATCCTTTCAGAAACGTCACTTGCTTTCATTGGTTTGAGTATTGACATCCCAACGCTTGGAAACTTAATTTCAGAAGGTTCGAAAGTATTTACAGCTTATCCTCGTTATGTGTTATTGCCATCAACGGTGTTAGTTATCTTAACTACATCAATCCAATTAATTTCAGCAAGTATTCAAGATTCATTATTACGTCAAAGATAG